A genomic window from Silene latifolia isolate original U9 population chromosome Y, ASM4854445v1, whole genome shotgun sequence includes:
- the LOC141629104 gene encoding uncharacterized protein LOC141629104 → MAGDDLPPPPPLKIEPSCPYCIGNHDKHGDHITGTRLNLYNFDEWKHAVRTALKARRKFGFLNGTYTEPKLPCTQEDLETIHSMLVSWLNNLIELKVKRLLSNYDDAKRLWDDLHYRSSIIDGPRIQQIKGELRDCKQTETMSVAVYYGTLNQLWDELDKYEPIITCKCASDVGKQHLERRESDRLHQFLLGLLPAHYETLRSVILSQTPLPTVSRAFQLISQEERVKGINKTSEIVP, encoded by the coding sequence ATGGCTGGTGACGACCTGCCTCCCCCTCCTCCTCTCAAAATTGAGCCTTCTTGTCCTTACTGCATCGGAAATCATGATAAACATGGGGACCATATTACTGGAACCCGTCTTAATCTTTACAACTTTGATGAATGGAAGCATGCAGTTCGTACCGCTCTTAAGGCGCGACGTAAATTTGGATTTCTCAATGGCACCTACACCGAGCCGAAGCTGCCATGTACACAGGAGGATTTGGAGACGATTCATTCAATGCTTGTTTCCTGGCTCAATAATCTCATTGAGCTTAAGGTAAAACGTCTTTTATCTAATTATGACGATGCAAAGCGATTGTGGGATGATCTTCATTATCGTTCTAGCATCATTGATGGACCACGCATTCAACAAATAAAAGGTGAACTGCGTGATTGTAAACAAACTGAAACTATGTCGGTTGCGGTATATTATGGTACCTTAAATCAATTATGGGATGAATTAGATAAATATGAACCAATTATAACTTGCAAATGTGCCTCTGATGTCGGGAAACAACACTTAGAACGTAGGGAGTCGGATCGACTTCATCAATTTTTACTCGGCTTGCTCCCTGCTCATTATGAGACCTTGCGGTCTGTTATTTTATCTCAAACCCCTCTGCCCACAGTTAGTCGTGCCTTCCAATTGATCAGCCAAGAGGAACGTGTGAAGGGTATTAATAAAACCAGTGAGATTGTGCCGTAA